One Aegilops tauschii subsp. strangulata cultivar AL8/78 chromosome 7, Aet v6.0, whole genome shotgun sequence genomic window carries:
- the LOC109768540 gene encoding uncharacterized protein, producing the protein MSDSALQDLNAAQSVVLEKSKDSSVEPCSSKPVLNGNKCVKKEGNAVPACPDVTNGCDAVVVDVEYIDSEDLTDLPDVDTSLSTLLTRLDSKDWIKTCEALNNVRQLAIYHKQRLQELLEPLVPLIVKSVKNPRSALCKTALMTCADIFKAYGEQMVDLIDLLLMPLFLKSSQDKRFVCEAAEAALMSMTSWISPSVLLPKMQPYLKNKNPRIRAKASVCFSKSVPRLGLEGIKEYGMDKLIQVAATQLSDQLPESREAARNLSLELQAFYEKSQASGLGEDDSAPAISPEAETWEAFCLSKLSALSAQAILRVTVGVPVTPKEGGISAALKEGAVPAALKEGGISVVVAPKEGGVPVATKEGAAAVGC; encoded by the exons ATGTCAGATAGTGCATTGCAAGATCTCAATGCTGCTCAATCTGTTGTGCTGGAGAAAAGCAAAGACAGTTCTGTGGAACCCTGCAGTTCTAAGCCCGTGTTAAACGGGAACAAATGTGTCAAGAAGGAAGGAAATGCTGTACCTGCATGTCCTGATGTAACCAATGGATGCGATGCTGTAGTCGTAGATGTTGAATATATTGATTCTGAGGATCTCACGGATCTTCCAGATGTTGACACAAGCCTGAGT ACTTTGCTTACAAGGTTGGATTCAAAGGATTGGATCAAGACATGTGAAGCTCTTAATAATGTTCGTCAGTTGGCAATATATCACAAGCAAAGGTTGCAGGAGCTGCT GGAGCCTCTAGTTCCTCTTATTGTGAAATCTGTTAAGAATCCAAGGAGTGCTCTATGCAAAACTGCACTTATGACCTGCGCTGACATCTTTAAGGCATACGGTGAACAAATGGTCGACTTGATTGATCTGCTG CTAATGCCGCTATTTCTGAAATCTTCACAAGACAAGCGCTTTGTTTGTGAAGCAGCTGAGGCAGCCCTTATGTCAATGACAAGCTGGATCTCCCCCTCTGTATTGTTACCAAAAATGCAGCCCTACCTCAAGAACAAGAATCCACGAATTCGAGCAAAAGCATCTGTTTGTTTCAGTAAGAGTGTACCACGCCTT GGTCTGGAGGGAATCAAAGAATACGGAATGGACAAGCTCATTCAGGTCGCAGCAACCCAGCTCAGCGACCAGCTTCCTGAATCAAGGGAGGCTGCTCGTAACCTTTCATTGGAGCTTCAAGCATTCTATGAGAAGTCTCAAGCCTCTGGTTTGGGCGAAGATGACAGCGCACCTGCTATTTCACCAGAAGCTGAAACCTGGGAGGCTTTCTGCCTATCTAAGCTATCTGCGTTAAGCGCCCAAGCAATCCTCCGTGTCACTGTGGGTGTCCCCGTTACCCCAAAAGAAGGCGGCATCTCTGCTGCTCTGAAAGAAGGCGCCGTCCCTGCTGCCCTGAAAGAAGGCGGCATCTCTGTTGTCGTTGCTCCAAAAGAAGGTGGCGTCCCTGTTGCTACGAAAGAAGGTGCTGCGGCCGTGGGCTGCTAG